GGGGCAGCATTTGCAATTGCAGCAATACTTTGTCCTACCGATGCAGTAGCTGTACAAGCAATCACTAAAGGAAAAGTATTGCCAAAAGGCGCAATGACTATCCTTGAAGGTGAATCATTATTAAACGATGCTGCTGGTATCATTTCTTTTAAAATAGCTGTTGGCGTATTAGTAACAGGTGCATTTTCACTTGTAGATGCAGTGCAGTTATTTTTAGTTGCATCATTAGGTGGTGCAGTCATTGGTTTGCTTATAGGTATGGCATTAGTAAGATTCCGATTGACATTGATGCGTCGAGGATATGAAAACATTAATATGTTTACGATCATTCAATTGTTAACACCGTTCGTTACATATTTAATTGCTGAATTATTCCATGCATCAGGTATTATTGCAGCAGTAGTTGCTGGTCTAGTTCATGGATTTGAACGAGATAGAATTATGCAAGTACGTACACAATTACAAATGAGTTACAATCATACGTGGAATATTTTAGGCTATGTTTTGAATGGCTTTGTATTTTCAATACTAGGTTTTTTAGTTCCTGAAGTTGTCATTAAAATTATTAAAACAGAACCACACAATTTGATCTTTTTAATTGGTATAACAATTGTTGTTGCATTAGCCGTATACTTATTTAGATTTGTTTGGGTTTATGTCTTATATCCATATTTTTATTTAGCCATCAGTCCATTCCAAAAAATGATGTCTAAAAATGATGATGATAATCCAACGACTGAGAAACCACCAAAGCGTAGTTTATATGCTTTAATTATGACTTTATGTGGTGTGCATGGGACAATTTCATTAGCAATTGCCTTAACATTACCGTACTTTTTAGCTGGACATCATGCGTTTACTTATCGAAATGACTTATTGTTTATAGCATCAGGAATGGTAATCATTAGTTTAGTAGTTGCACAAGTCTTGTTACCAATGTTAACAAAACCAGCACCTAAAACTGTTATTGGTAATATGTCATTTAAAGTCGCTAGAATTTATATACTCGAACATGTTATTGACTACTTAAACCAGAAATCAACATTTGAAACAAGTTATAAATATGGCAATGTCATAAAAGAGTATCATGATAAGTTAGCATTTTTAAAAACAGTAGAAAAAGATGATGAAAACTCAAAAGAATTAGAACGATTGCAAAAAATTGCATTTAATGTTGAAACGAAAACGCTAGAATCTTTAGTAGATGAAGGACAAATCACAAATAGTGTACTTGAAAACTATATGCGTTATGCAGAAAGAACACAGGTATATAGACAAGCGTCATTAATTAGAAGAATGATAGTGTTATTACGTGGTGCATTATTGAAACGACGAGTTCAAACGAAAGTCAACTCTGCTTCTTCGTTAAGTGTTACGGATAACTTAATGGAATTAAATAAAATCAATAAGTTAGTTCATTATAATGTTGTTAGTCGATTATCTAAAGAGACGACGAAAGATAATACACTTGAAGTAGGGATGGTTTGTGATGGTTATTTAATGAGAATTGAAAATTTAACGCCATCTAATTTCTTTAACTCAGCAAGTGAAGATACAATCACTAAAATTAAATTAAATGCTTTAAGAGAACAACGTCGCATTTTACGTGAATTGATTGATACAGATGAAGTATCTGAAGGTACTGCTTTGAAATTAAGAGAGGCAATCAATTACGATGAAATGGTTATTGTAGATAGCATGACATAGTTGAAAAAAGGCATGATGAAAAATTAGTTTGTTTTTCATCATGCCTTTTTTAAATGAATTATGATTACGCGTTATAATTCGCTTATGAGTAATTACTTAGTTGTTGTTTCGCTATGAACAGCTATTTTTAATAAGATAGATGAAACCATTGCCAATAAAATAGCAACAACAATTGATAAGTTGAACTGATTATCGATAGAGAATAATATACCACCAATTAATGATCCTAATCCGATTCCTAAATTTAATATCGAAATATCATAGCTCAATATTTGACTTGGATCGCCTTTTAAAAATTTAAGTAAAGCATACTGTACTGTTGGATTTGTTCCCCAATGAAATAAATTCCATGTAAATATAGACAAAATTAAAAGTATGACATTTTGTCCAGTAAATAAGATGACCGTAATAGAAATAATATAGACAATTATAATTATATTTCCCGCAATCCGGTAGCCTTTCTTTTCAGCTAAATTATTTCCTAATTTTGAACCTAGAACACCTGCTACACCTGAGAAAAATAAACATAAACTTACTATCCAGATGCTATGACCTTTACTTTTAACTAAAGGCTCTATATATGTAAACAACATGCTATTAGAAATCATCATGATTAATAAAAAGCTCAACATGATTAATATGCCTCTGAAATTTACTAATTGGTATTTAGATTGATTAGTAACACTATAATGTGATTTATTCGGAATAAATAGCATTACACCTAAAAGACATAAAAAGGTGATGATTGTAATGATATAAAACGGAATCTTCCAATTGTAATGTGAAGCAATTAATGTTCCTATAGGTATACCTAGTATATTTGCTGCACTAAAGCCTACGTATATGTTAGCGATAACTGATGCTTTGTATTCTTCTGGAACAATATTTGCCCCAGTAGACATTAATTTCACAGTGATTAATGAAGCAATGCCTGCCATAATGATTCTAACAATACATAGGAAGAAATAATTAGTCATTACAGTTGTGAGCATACTAAAAATAATAAAAAGTATTAAACAGGACACTAATAATTTTTTATCATTAATATGACTAGTTGCTTTTGTTAAAATAGGGCTTAAAATTGAAAAAGCAACAGCATACAATGTTACCAGCTGACCTATTAAGGCATTACTTACATGGAATTCTTTACTCATTTCATTTAACATTCCTACAACAATCAAGTCTGAAACACCAACAATAAACATTGTCAAAAAACCAATCAAAGTTACAATTTTAGTATCTGACATATATTACTCCTCAAAATTAAGTTCTTTAACATTATTAATTATAAAATTGGGATTTTCCGCTTTTAATACTTCAATACTATGACTTCCCCAAGTTACAGCACAAGAATCAATCTCTGCATTTTTAGCCATTTTAATATCAAAAGCAGCATCTCCAACATAAATAGTGTCTTTCTTCTGTAAATCATATTTTTGTAAAATATATATAATGCCATCAGGAGAGGGTTTGTATTTCATTACTTTATCTGAACCAATAACTTCAACAAATAGATTATCCACGCCTAATTTAGCCAAATTTCTTTCTAACACATTTGATTTTTTACTAGAAACAACGAATAACTTATGGTTTTGATGAAGTGTTTTGAGCTGTTCTTGCATGTCATCATAAATTTTTAAATGTTGTTCTTCTGTTTCTTTGTAATTTTCTCTAAACAATGTCATTAGTTCTGTAAGTTCTTTGTCATTCAGCTTTATAGTACTCATTAAATTAAAAGACTCTTCAATTGGAATCCCCATATAATATTCTATTTGTTCATCGCTTGGTATATTCAATCCATAGTCGTTAAATGCCTTTTTAGTAGCGATTACACTACATGTTTTTGAATCAGCGATAGTACCATCAAAATCAAATATAATATTTTTATACAAAAGTCTACACCTCTCTAATTATTT
This is a stretch of genomic DNA from Staphylococcus roterodami. It encodes these proteins:
- a CDS encoding MFS transporter, which encodes MSDTKIVTLIGFLTMFIVGVSDLIVVGMLNEMSKEFHVSNALIGQLVTLYAVAFSILSPILTKATSHINDKKLLVSCLILFIIFSMLTTVMTNYFFLCIVRIIMAGIASLITVKLMSTGANIVPEEYKASVIANIYVGFSAANILGIPIGTLIASHYNWKIPFYIITIITFLCLLGVMLFIPNKSHYSVTNQSKYQLVNFRGILIMLSFLLIMMISNSMLFTYIEPLVKSKGHSIWIVSLCLFFSGVAGVLGSKLGNNLAEKKGYRIAGNIIIIVYIISITVILFTGQNVILLILSIFTWNLFHWGTNPTVQYALLKFLKGDPSQILSYDISILNLGIGLGSLIGGILFSIDNQFNLSIVVAILLAMVSSILLKIAVHSETTTK
- a CDS encoding sodium:proton antiporter → MEIFETILIFIAVVILSSFVHTFIPKVPLAFIQIFLGMLLFITPIPVQFNFDSELFMVTMIAPLLFVEGVNVSRVHLRKYIKPVMMMALGLVITTVIGVGLFIHWIWPDLPIGAAFAIAAILCPTDAVAVQAITKGKVLPKGAMTILEGESLLNDAAGIISFKIAVGVLVTGAFSLVDAVQLFLVASLGGAVIGLLIGMALVRFRLTLMRRGYENINMFTIIQLLTPFVTYLIAELFHASGIIAAVVAGLVHGFERDRIMQVRTQLQMSYNHTWNILGYVLNGFVFSILGFLVPEVVIKIIKTEPHNLIFLIGITIVVALAVYLFRFVWVYVLYPYFYLAISPFQKMMSKNDDDNPTTEKPPKRSLYALIMTLCGVHGTISLAIALTLPYFLAGHHAFTYRNDLLFIASGMVIISLVVAQVLLPMLTKPAPKTVIGNMSFKVARIYILEHVIDYLNQKSTFETSYKYGNVIKEYHDKLAFLKTVEKDDENSKELERLQKIAFNVETKTLESLVDEGQITNSVLENYMRYAERTQVYRQASLIRRMIVLLRGALLKRRVQTKVNSASSLSVTDNLMELNKINKLVHYNVVSRLSKETTKDNTLEVGMVCDGYLMRIENLTPSNFFNSASEDTITKIKLNALREQRRILRELIDTDEVSEGTALKLREAINYDEMVIVDSMT
- a CDS encoding HAD family hydrolase, whose amino-acid sequence is MYKNIIFDFDGTIADSKTCSVIATKKAFNDYGLNIPSDEQIEYYMGIPIEESFNLMSTIKLNDKELTELMTLFRENYKETEEQHLKIYDDMQEQLKTLHQNHKLFVVSSKKSNVLERNLAKLGVDNLFVEVIGSDKVMKYKPSPDGIIYILQKYDLQKKDTIYVGDAAFDIKMAKNAEIDSCAVTWGSHSIEVLKAENPNFIINNVKELNFEE